From Streptomyces sp. 6-11-2, one genomic window encodes:
- a CDS encoding DUF742 domain-containing protein produces the protein MATPPGGSSSGNWSYGPAQGPHDGSANPYGFPSTPHHRQPYAPQGPGPSPYDQPPAPRIQPVQPQRRTPEPAPAGASNNPLVRPYAMTGGRTRPRYQLAIEALVHTTAQPHQMQGQLPEHQRICHLCREIKSVAEISALLSIPLGVARILVADLAEAGLVAIHQPGGDENAGGQPDVTLLERVLSGLRKL, from the coding sequence GTGGCAACACCCCCAGGCGGTTCGTCTTCGGGCAACTGGTCGTACGGCCCTGCCCAGGGCCCGCACGACGGCTCGGCGAATCCGTACGGCTTCCCCTCCACCCCCCACCACCGGCAGCCATACGCGCCGCAGGGCCCCGGTCCGTCACCGTACGACCAGCCGCCCGCGCCGCGCATCCAGCCGGTCCAGCCGCAGCGACGCACCCCTGAACCGGCGCCCGCGGGGGCGTCGAACAACCCCCTGGTGCGCCCGTACGCCATGACGGGCGGCCGCACCAGGCCGCGGTACCAGCTCGCCATAGAGGCACTGGTGCACACCACCGCGCAGCCGCACCAGATGCAGGGCCAGCTGCCCGAACATCAGCGGATCTGCCATTTGTGCCGCGAGATCAAATCGGTGGCCGAGATCTCGGCCCTGCTTTCGATCCCTCTCGGCGTGGCCAGGATCCTCGTCGCCGACTTGGCGGAGGCGGGCCTGGTCGCCATCCATCAGCCCGGCGGCGACGAGAACGCCGGTGGCCAGCCAGACGTGACACTGCTCGAAAGGGTGCTCAGTGGACTTCGCAAGCTCTAG
- a CDS encoding ATP/GTP-binding protein: protein MDFASSDGGRATTSAKIVVAGGFGVGKTTFVGAVSEINPLRTEAVMTSASAGIDDLTHTGDKTTTTVAMDFGRITLDQDLILYLFGTPGQDRFWFMWDDLVRGAIGAIVLVDTRRLADCFPAVDYFENSGLPFVIALNGFDGQQPYNPDEVREALQIGPDAPIITTDARHRADAKSALITLVEHALMARLR from the coding sequence GTGGACTTCGCAAGCTCTGACGGGGGCCGGGCGACCACCTCCGCGAAGATCGTGGTGGCGGGTGGCTTCGGCGTGGGCAAGACCACGTTCGTGGGTGCCGTCTCGGAGATCAACCCGCTGCGCACGGAGGCCGTGATGACGTCCGCTTCGGCGGGCATCGACGACCTCACCCACACCGGGGACAAGACCACCACCACGGTGGCCATGGACTTCGGCCGCATCACACTCGACCAGGACCTGATCCTCTACCTGTTCGGCACCCCCGGCCAGGACCGCTTCTGGTTCATGTGGGACGACCTCGTCCGCGGCGCCATCGGCGCCATCGTGCTCGTCGACACCCGCAGGCTCGCCGACTGCTTCCCCGCCGTCGACTACTTCGAGAACAGCGGACTGCCCTTCGTCATCGCCCTCAACGGCTTCGACGGCCAGCAGCCCTACAACCCCGACGAGGTCCGCGAAGCACTCCAGATCGGCCCCGACGCCCCCATCATCACCACCGACGCCCGCCACCGCGCCGACGCCAAATCCGCCCTCATCACCCTGGTGGAACACGCCCTCATGGCCCGGCTGAGGTAG
- a CDS encoding acyl-CoA carboxylase subunit epsilon, whose amino-acid sequence MDNVEIRVEKGHAEPEEVAAITAILLARAAARPADTTPAHRGRAKAAWRRLERENGFRAPHSWHG is encoded by the coding sequence ATGGACAACGTAGAGATCCGCGTCGAGAAGGGCCACGCCGAGCCCGAGGAGGTCGCCGCCATCACGGCCATCCTCCTGGCCCGCGCCGCGGCCCGCCCCGCCGACACGACCCCGGCCCACCGCGGCCGCGCCAAGGCCGCCTGGCGCCGGCTGGAGCGCGAGAACGGCTTCCGCGCCCCGCACAGCTGGCACGGCTAG
- a CDS encoding roadblock/LC7 domain-containing protein has protein sequence MSQAAQNLNWLITNFVDNTPGVSHTVVVSADGLLLAMSEGFPRDRADQLAAVASGLTSLTAGASRIFEGGSVSQTVVEMERGFLFLMSVSDGSSLAVLAHPECDIGLVGYEMALLVDRAGAVLTPDLRAELQGSLLH, from the coding sequence ATGAGCCAGGCGGCACAGAACCTGAACTGGTTGATCACCAACTTCGTGGACAACACCCCCGGGGTGTCCCACACCGTCGTGGTGTCCGCCGACGGACTCCTACTGGCGATGTCCGAAGGCTTCCCCCGCGACCGCGCCGACCAGCTCGCGGCCGTGGCATCCGGTCTGACCTCGCTGACCGCGGGGGCCTCCCGGATCTTCGAGGGCGGCAGCGTCTCGCAGACGGTCGTCGAGATGGAGCGCGGCTTCCTCTTCCTGATGTCCGTCTCCGACGGGTCGTCCCTGGCGGTACTGGCCCACCCGGAGTGCGACATCGGCCTCGTCGGCTACGAAATGGCGCTGCTCGTCGACCGCGCGGGGGCGGTCCTCACACCCGACCTGCGCGCCGAACTACAGGGCAGTCTGCTGCACTGA
- a CDS encoding ATP/GTP-binding protein translates to MDFASSSGGPSRSTTSAKIVVAGGFGVGKTTFVGAVSEINPLRTEAVMTSASAGIDDLTHTGDKTTTTVAMDFGRITLDQDLILYLFGTPGQDRFWFMWDDLVRGAIGAIVLVDTRRLADCFPAVDYFENSGLPFVIALNGFDGQQPYNPDEVREALQIGPDAPIITTDARHRADAKSALITLVEHALMARLR, encoded by the coding sequence GTGGACTTCGCAAGCTCTAGCGGCGGTCCTTCCCGCTCCACCACCTCCGCGAAGATCGTGGTGGCGGGCGGCTTCGGCGTGGGCAAGACCACGTTCGTCGGCGCCGTCTCGGAGATCAACCCGCTGCGCACGGAGGCCGTGATGACGTCCGCTTCGGCGGGCATCGACGACCTCACCCACACCGGGGACAAGACCACCACCACGGTGGCCATGGACTTCGGCCGCATCACACTCGACCAGGACCTGATCCTCTACCTGTTCGGCACCCCCGGCCAGGACCGCTTCTGGTTCATGTGGGACGACCTCGTCCGCGGCGCCATCGGCGCCATCGTGCTCGTCGACACCCGCAGGCTCGCCGACTGCTTCCCCGCCGTCGACTACTTCGAGAACAGCGGACTGCCCTTCGTCATCGCCCTCAACGGCTTCGACGGCCAGCAGCCCTACAACCCCGACGAGGTCCGCGAAGCACTCCAGATCGGCCCCGACGCCCCCATCATCACCACCGACGCCCGCCACCGCGCCGACGCCAAATCCGCCCTCATCACCCTGGTGGAACACGCCCTCATGGCCCGGCTCCGCTAG
- a CDS encoding nitrate- and nitrite sensing domain-containing protein → MRRSKNGPEPSARGNFTPPPRGAAPAHVPGSEPTAAPTASGGRFSPRNWRVPTRLNAILLLPVLVGLVMGGFQVNSSINTWQDAQDAEHTARLVQASLAYADALYHERDVSAAPLLQGKGQNDPTVAEARGVTDKAADAFDQAAQSMPHKAGLDRRLKLFRDAEPELQKLRAAAFTSKLPGVQTEEGYVKVAHPLMEFANELGLGTGNITSYGRTVYAISLTKAALSLERSIGMHLLIKPGPDAAGLAGQRVALSSYAYLEGIAVEEYIGGGTQEDADKLDALKKEIQANAATMAQQAKAKDPNYVAPPQDPTQMVTALATLGSTDPAERAALAQQGITPENWWAVNTLKFDAYRQIESDMADTAVNEAASIADNAKQSTFITGAIVLVALLAAFILAGLVARQMSRSMRRLRNAAFGIAEQRLPMLVDQLSRTDPGRVDTRVTPIPITSTDEIGEVARAFDQVHREAVRLASEQALLRGNINAIFTNLSRRNQSLIEGQLTLITDLENNEADPDQLENLFRLDHLATRMRRNGENLLVLAGEEPGRRWDQPVPLVDVLRAASSEVEQYERIELSGVPTAEIHGRAVTDLVHLLAELLENATTFSSPQTKVRVTATRLPDGRIMIEIHDKGIGLTAEDFADINHKLANPPTVDAAISQRMGLFVVGRLADRHGVRVQLRPSGEQAGTTSLVMLPDAITHGGGGEQALDRDDFTVSQIIPEQEFQGENFGAPQPMLTAAELGFDDSRYADAPDGSRELDPVGRSLKREERRAALEAQTHDRSAGPETAEPAGYPDEHTGQQPQYDTGQLPFPEQGGYDPQTAYEEPQHSAYDQQQTAYDEQGRPAYDEGYYAPNGGTPQGDAYSSNGGYPDPGYAEPGQQEPASAHAAAPEAFAGFQEQSYQDDWPQPDGYRNGYPDQYAPEAESSQAADVTEADRVGFERPGPAPSAVHELTDAGLPRRGSVASGSNGAEPLDQEAPTHTPESDGDAWRSANDKRWQQASQLRKPKAGGVTSSGLPRRVPKANLVEGTAESTPQGGPQVSRAPEDIRGRLSNLRRGVQRGRSAGIDKNGQATRNEHSGPDSTYHQER, encoded by the coding sequence GTGAGGCGAAGCAAGAACGGCCCCGAGCCGTCGGCCCGGGGCAATTTCACCCCGCCGCCGCGCGGTGCGGCGCCCGCGCACGTGCCCGGTTCGGAGCCGACGGCCGCGCCCACCGCGAGCGGTGGCCGATTCTCCCCGCGCAACTGGCGGGTGCCGACCCGGCTGAACGCCATCCTGCTCCTGCCCGTGCTGGTGGGCCTGGTCATGGGCGGTTTCCAGGTCAACAGCTCGATCAACACGTGGCAGGACGCGCAGGACGCCGAGCACACCGCTCGCCTGGTGCAGGCCTCGCTGGCCTACGCCGACGCCCTCTATCACGAGCGCGACGTCAGCGCGGCCCCCCTGCTCCAGGGCAAGGGCCAGAACGACCCGACCGTCGCCGAGGCCCGCGGGGTCACCGACAAGGCCGCCGACGCCTTCGACCAGGCCGCGCAGTCCATGCCGCACAAGGCCGGTCTGGATCGCCGGCTCAAGCTGTTCCGCGACGCCGAGCCCGAGTTGCAGAAGCTGCGTGCCGCGGCGTTCACCTCCAAGCTGCCCGGCGTGCAGACCGAGGAGGGCTACGTCAAGGTCGCCCACCCGCTGATGGAGTTCGCCAACGAACTCGGCCTGGGCACCGGCAACATCACCTCCTACGGCCGTACCGTCTACGCCATCTCGCTGACCAAGGCCGCGCTGTCGCTGGAGCGCTCGATCGGCATGCACCTGCTGATCAAGCCCGGCCCCGACGCCGCCGGCCTGGCCGGCCAGCGCGTCGCCCTGTCCTCCTACGCCTACCTCGAGGGCATCGCCGTCGAGGAGTACATCGGCGGCGGCACCCAGGAGGACGCGGACAAGCTGGACGCGCTGAAGAAGGAGATCCAGGCCAACGCGGCGACCATGGCCCAGCAGGCAAAGGCCAAGGACCCGAACTACGTGGCTCCGCCGCAGGACCCGACCCAGATGGTCACGGCGCTGGCCACGCTGGGCAGCACGGACCCGGCCGAGCGCGCGGCCCTGGCGCAGCAGGGCATCACGCCCGAGAACTGGTGGGCGGTCAACACCCTCAAGTTCGACGCCTACCGCCAGATCGAGTCGGACATGGCCGACACGGCGGTGAACGAGGCGGCCTCGATCGCCGACAACGCCAAGCAGTCGACGTTCATCACCGGCGCGATCGTCCTGGTCGCCCTGCTCGCCGCCTTCATCCTGGCCGGTCTGGTGGCCCGCCAGATGAGCCGCTCGATGCGCCGGCTGCGCAACGCCGCCTTCGGCATCGCCGAGCAGCGCCTGCCGATGCTGGTCGACCAGCTCTCGCGCACCGACCCCGGCCGCGTCGACACCCGGGTCACTCCGATCCCGATCACCTCGACCGACGAGATCGGCGAGGTCGCCCGCGCCTTCGACCAGGTGCACCGCGAGGCCGTCCGGCTCGCCTCCGAACAGGCCCTGCTGCGGGGCAACATCAACGCGATCTTCACCAACCTCTCGCGCCGCAACCAGTCGCTGATCGAGGGCCAGCTGACCCTGATCACCGACCTGGAGAACAACGAGGCCGACCCGGACCAGTTGGAGAACCTCTTCCGCCTGGACCACCTGGCGACCCGTATGCGCCGCAACGGCGAGAACCTCCTCGTCCTCGCCGGCGAGGAGCCCGGCCGCCGCTGGGACCAGCCGGTCCCGCTGGTCGACGTGCTGCGCGCCGCCTCCTCCGAGGTGGAGCAGTACGAGCGCATCGAGCTGTCCGGCGTGCCCACGGCCGAGATCCACGGCCGCGCCGTGACCGACCTCGTGCACCTGCTGGCCGAGCTGCTGGAGAACGCCACCACGTTCTCCTCGCCGCAGACCAAGGTCCGGGTCACCGCGACCCGGCTGCCCGACGGCCGGATCATGATCGAGATCCACGACAAGGGCATCGGCCTGACCGCCGAGGACTTCGCGGACATCAACCACAAGCTGGCCAACCCGCCCACGGTGGACGCCGCGATCTCCCAGCGCATGGGTCTGTTCGTGGTCGGCCGCCTCGCCGACCGGCACGGCGTCCGCGTCCAGCTGCGCCCCTCCGGTGAGCAGGCCGGCACCACCTCGCTGGTCATGCTGCCGGACGCGATCACCCACGGCGGTGGCGGCGAGCAGGCGCTGGACCGCGACGACTTCACCGTGTCGCAGATCATCCCGGAACAGGAGTTCCAGGGCGAGAACTTCGGTGCTCCCCAGCCGATGCTCACTGCCGCGGAGCTCGGCTTCGACGACAGCCGGTACGCCGACGCCCCGGACGGGTCCCGGGAGTTGGACCCCGTCGGCCGCTCCCTCAAGCGCGAGGAGCGCCGCGCCGCCCTGGAGGCCCAGACGCACGACCGGTCGGCGGGCCCGGAGACGGCCGAGCCGGCCGGGTACCCCGACGAGCACACCGGGCAGCAACCGCAGTACGACACCGGGCAGTTGCCCTTCCCGGAGCAGGGCGGGTACGACCCGCAGACGGCGTACGAGGAACCGCAGCACTCTGCGTACGACCAGCAGCAGACGGCGTACGACGAGCAGGGCCGGCCTGCGTACGACGAGGGGTACTACGCGCCGAACGGCGGTACGCCGCAGGGCGATGCCTACTCGTCCAACGGCGGCTACCCCGACCCCGGCTATGCGGAGCCCGGGCAGCAGGAGCCCGCGTCGGCGCACGCCGCGGCGCCGGAGGCGTTCGCCGGCTTCCAGGAGCAGTCCTACCAGGACGACTGGCCGCAGCCGGACGGGTACCGGAACGGCTACCCGGACCAGTACGCTCCGGAAGCGGAATCCTCGCAGGCCGCTGACGTGACCGAGGCGGACCGCGTAGGCTTCGAGCGTCCGGGACCGGCCCCTTCCGCCGTCCACGAGCTGACCGACGCCGGGCTGCCCCGCCGCGGATCGGTCGCGAGCGGTTCGAACGGCGCGGAGCCCCTGGACCAGGAAGCACCGACCCATACTCCGGAGAGCGACGGCGACGCCTGGCGTTCGGCGAACGACAAGCGCTGGCAGCAGGCCTCGCAGCTCCGCAAGCCCAAGGCAGGCGGAGTGACCTCCTCCGGGCTGCCGCGGCGTGTGCCCAAGGCCAACCTGGTCGAAGGCACCGCGGAATCAACCCCGCAGGGAGGCCCACAGGTCTCCCGCGCCCCCGAGGACATCCGGGGCAGGCTGAGCAACCTGCGCCGGGGCGTCCAACGGGGACGCAGCGCAGGAATTGACAAGAACGGCCAGGCCACAAGGAATGAACACAGTGGTCCTGACAGCACCTACCACCAGGAGCGTTAG
- a CDS encoding nitrate- and nitrite sensing domain-containing protein, which translates to MQGRFKRDGSASAEPEPHGGTGPMAVSSSPQHAQNPAPAGDGAERPGRSGTTGPAGASASSSQAPAAKKTGSQGPSGPGSRMALRNWRISTRLVSLLALPVVAATSLGGMRISQSMDDIQQLDNMKLLTEMTKQATELAAALQEERDQSAGPLAQRSSAAAITIKGYRDRTDRARDNFVSASEEIDAASKDGNLLGVRDTLVGLASDLNGLTKIRKDAYQSEENSARTVESYHRLITELLALSQDMAEATSNPQMIQRTRALAAFSSAKEYASVQRAVIAAALPANNTSAGKLSENDRLYAQQALESQTSDLNSFRNIYGEGSEELIKPIEEGNPTILSADTYAKRVLDNPEGLKQANKRSYRDWVDDSSTKIQQMKNIEHTLLEEMEQKARELRSATEYDAIVSGALILLVLGVSLVGAFVVARSMIRSLHRLQETATKVAQDRLPELVRQLSESDPQDVDTSVESVGVHSRDEIGQVAAAFDDVHREAVRLAAEQALLRGNVNAMFTNLSRRSQGLIQRQLSLISELESREADPDQLSSLFKLDHLATRMRRNGENLLVLAGEEPGRRWTRPVPLVDVLRAAASEVEQYERIELASVPGTEVAGRVVNDLVHLLAELLENATSFSSPQTKVKVTGHALPDGRVLIEIHDTGIGLSPEDLAAINERLASPPTVDVSVSRRMGLFVVGRLSQRHGIRIQLRPSDSGGTTALVMLPVDVAQGGKKPGAGKPGGPSAGGPAAAAAAAGAAAARRQGGQQGGGALGAGGQQGGAGRLGPGAAPRGQVGGGQGPRAALPGAGRQGGPNGPRGQQGPGQPQQGRPAASGMAGGFGGQAPGGPQGPGAGAPQGFGDGRHPAASQGFGDGRRQDAFGGPRGGVPPQRGNGAETGRQPQLPPRGGPRAELPGGNGPSRTQGWADENAQSRAALDAPRGHDEQDPSQTSRMPRIDDRQGPGSTAEMPRFDDHQGPGSAADTSAFPRPDFNAPHPGANDAQNTGEFVRSDVYGPAGQNNPADTGQFAAQQGYDNGSTGQFAAQQGYDNGSTGQFAAQQGYDNGSTGQFAAQQGYDNGSTGQFAAQQGYDNGSTGQFAQPGHDNGAPGRNAHPGGAADFGGLRGPAAQRPQQRPGRPEPGNAGAPQHRPDDAWALPPAPSPGDGRTPLYDTLETNWFRGGQQQGGEPAPASPQQPQQPQQPQPQTPAAPQRPAASAWRTSPNDDLVRQAERVRQPAAGGVTTSGLPRRVPRANLVPGTAQQQQHQSGPQVSRSPDDVRGRLTNLRRGIAQGRQAGTGQTGSFPSPTHQQER; encoded by the coding sequence GTGCAGGGACGTTTCAAGAGGGATGGCAGCGCTTCGGCGGAGCCGGAGCCGCACGGCGGGACTGGCCCCATGGCCGTCAGCTCCTCGCCCCAGCACGCCCAGAACCCGGCCCCGGCCGGCGACGGCGCAGAGCGCCCCGGACGCTCGGGCACGACCGGCCCGGCGGGTGCGTCGGCGTCGTCGAGCCAGGCTCCGGCGGCCAAGAAGACCGGGAGCCAGGGGCCGTCGGGCCCCGGCTCGCGCATGGCCCTGCGCAACTGGCGCATCTCCACGCGACTGGTGTCGCTGCTCGCCCTGCCCGTGGTCGCCGCGACCTCGCTCGGCGGGATGCGTATCAGCCAGAGCATGGACGACATCCAGCAGCTCGACAACATGAAGCTGCTGACGGAGATGACCAAGCAGGCCACCGAACTGGCCGCCGCGCTCCAGGAGGAGCGCGACCAGTCCGCCGGCCCGCTGGCGCAGCGCTCCAGCGCGGCCGCCATCACCATCAAGGGCTACCGGGACCGGACCGACCGGGCCCGGGACAACTTCGTCTCCGCGTCCGAGGAGATCGACGCCGCCAGCAAGGACGGCAACCTCCTCGGTGTCCGCGACACCCTCGTCGGCCTGGCGAGCGACCTCAACGGCCTCACCAAGATCCGCAAGGACGCGTACCAGTCCGAGGAGAACTCGGCCCGGACGGTCGAGAGCTACCACCGGCTCATCACCGAGCTGCTCGCCCTCTCCCAGGACATGGCCGAGGCGACCAGCAACCCGCAGATGATCCAGCGGACGCGTGCGCTGGCCGCCTTCTCCTCCGCCAAGGAGTACGCGTCCGTCCAGCGCGCCGTCATCGCCGCCGCGCTGCCGGCCAACAACACCAGCGCCGGCAAGCTCTCGGAGAACGACCGCCTCTACGCCCAGCAGGCGCTGGAGAGCCAGACCTCCGACCTCAACAGCTTCCGCAACATCTACGGGGAGGGCTCCGAGGAGCTCATCAAGCCCATCGAAGAGGGCAACCCGACGATCCTGTCCGCGGACACCTACGCCAAGCGCGTCCTGGACAACCCCGAGGGCCTGAAGCAGGCGAACAAGCGCTCCTACCGCGACTGGGTCGACGACAGCTCCACCAAGATCCAGCAGATGAAGAACATCGAGCACACGCTGCTCGAGGAGATGGAGCAGAAGGCCCGCGAGCTGCGCAGCGCCACCGAGTACGACGCCATCGTCTCCGGTGCGCTGATCCTGCTCGTGCTCGGCGTGTCGCTGGTCGGCGCCTTCGTCGTGGCCCGCTCCATGATCCGCTCGCTGCACCGGCTCCAGGAGACCGCCACCAAGGTCGCCCAGGACCGTCTGCCCGAGCTGGTCCGGCAGCTGTCCGAGTCCGACCCGCAGGACGTGGACACGTCCGTGGAGTCGGTCGGTGTGCACTCCCGGGACGAGATCGGCCAGGTGGCCGCGGCCTTCGACGACGTGCACCGCGAGGCGGTCCGCCTCGCCGCCGAGCAGGCCCTGCTGCGGGGCAACGTCAACGCGATGTTCACCAACCTCTCGCGCCGCTCCCAGGGTCTGATCCAGCGCCAGCTGTCGCTGATCTCCGAACTCGAGTCCCGCGAGGCCGACCCGGACCAGCTGTCCTCGCTGTTCAAGCTCGACCACCTCGCCACGCGCATGCGCCGTAACGGTGAGAACCTCCTCGTCCTCGCTGGTGAGGAGCCCGGCCGCCGCTGGACCCGTCCGGTCCCGCTGGTCGACGTGCTCCGCGCCGCCGCGTCCGAGGTGGAGCAGTACGAGCGCATCGAGCTGGCCTCGGTGCCCGGCACCGAGGTCGCCGGCCGGGTCGTCAACGACCTCGTGCACCTGCTCGCCGAGCTGTTGGAGAACGCGACCTCGTTCTCCTCGCCGCAGACCAAGGTCAAGGTCACCGGTCACGCGCTGCCCGACGGGCGGGTGCTGATCGAGATCCACGACACCGGTATCGGTCTGTCCCCGGAGGACCTCGCCGCGATCAACGAGCGGCTCGCCTCGCCGCCCACCGTGGACGTGTCGGTCTCCCGCCGCATGGGCCTCTTCGTGGTCGGTCGTCTGTCCCAGCGCCACGGCATCCGCATCCAGCTGCGCCCCTCCGACTCCGGTGGTACGACCGCTCTGGTCATGCTGCCCGTCGACGTCGCCCAGGGCGGCAAGAAGCCGGGCGCTGGCAAGCCCGGCGGCCCGTCCGCGGGCGGTCCGGCCGCCGCGGCTGCCGCCGCCGGCGCCGCAGCGGCTCGCCGGCAGGGCGGTCAGCAGGGCGGCGGAGCCCTCGGCGCGGGCGGTCAGCAGGGCGGGGCCGGCCGGCTCGGTCCCGGAGCCGCTCCGCGCGGCCAGGTCGGCGGCGGCCAGGGTCCGCGGGCCGCGCTGCCCGGCGCCGGCCGCCAGGGCGGTCCGAACGGACCGCGTGGCCAGCAGGGTCCGGGGCAGCCGCAGCAGGGCCGCCCGGCCGCTTCGGGCATGGCCGGCGGCTTCGGCGGCCAGGCACCCGGCGGGCCGCAGGGTCCCGGTGCGGGCGCTCCGCAGGGCTTCGGCGACGGCCGGCACCCGGCCGCCTCGCAGGGCTTCGGCGACGGACGCCGCCAGGACGCCTTCGGCGGCCCACGCGGCGGCGTTCCCCCGCAGCGCGGAAACGGCGCGGAGACGGGCCGGCAGCCGCAGTTGCCGCCGCGCGGTGGCCCGCGCGCCGAACTGCCGGGCGGCAACGGGCCGTCCCGTACGCAGGGTTGGGCCGACGAGAACGCTCAGAGCCGGGCCGCTCTGGACGCGCCGCGCGGCCACGACGAGCAGGACCCGTCGCAGACCTCCCGGATGCCGCGGATCGACGACCGGCAGGGACCCGGTTCGACGGCCGAGATGCCTCGCTTCGACGACCACCAGGGACCCGGCTCCGCAGCGGATACCTCGGCGTTTCCCCGCCCCGACTTCAACGCCCCCCACCCGGGTGCCAACGACGCCCAGAACACGGGCGAGTTCGTCCGCTCGGACGTCTACGGTCCGGCCGGGCAGAACAACCCCGCCGACACGGGGCAGTTCGCGGCCCAGCAGGGGTACGACAACGGCTCCACGGGGCAGTTCGCCGCCCAGCAGGGGTACGACAACGGCTCCACCGGCCAGTTCGCCGCCCAGCAAGGATACGACAACGGCTCCACCGGCCAGTTCGCCGCCCAGCAGGGATACGACAACGGCTCCACCGGCCAGTTCGCCGCCCAGCAGGGATACGACAACGGCTCCACCGGCCAGTTCGCGCAGCCCGGACACGACAACGGTGCGCCCGGCCGCAACGCCCACCCGGGCGGCGCCGCCGACTTCGGCGGCCTGCGCGGTCCGGCCGCCCAGCGGCCCCAGCAGCGTCCCGGCCGCCCGGAACCGGGCAACGCGGGTGCCCCGCAGCATCGGCCGGACGACGCCTGGGCCCTGCCGCCGGCCCCGAGCCCCGGCGACGGCCGTACCCCGCTGTACGACACCCTGGAGACCAACTGGTTCCGCGGTGGGCAGCAGCAGGGCGGCGAACCGGCTCCGGCCTCGCCGCAGCAGCCGCAGCAGCCGCAGCAGCCGCAGCCGCAGACTCCTGCGGCCCCCCAGCGTCCCGCCGCCTCCGCCTGGCGCACCTCGCCGAACGACGACCTCGTACGGCAGGCCGAGCGTGTCAGGCAACCGGCTGCGGGCGGTGTCACCACCTCCGGCCTGCCGCGCCGGGTGCCCCGGGCCAACCTCGTCCCGGGCACGGCTCAGCAGCAACAGCACCAGAGCGGTCCGCAGGTCTCGCGTTCGCCCGACGACGTACGCGGCCGGCTGACCAATCTCCGTCGGGGCATCGCACAGGGCCGTCAGGCCGGCACAGGTCAGACGGGCAGTTTCCCCAGCCCCACTCACCAGCAGGAGCGTTAG
- a CDS encoding DUF742 domain-containing protein yields the protein MTPPPASHDPYAEPYGDEGDQPLVRPYAMTGGRTRPRYQLAIEALISTTADPAALMGLLPEHQRICHLCREVKSVAEVSALLAMPLGVARILVADLAEAGLVAIHQPGGDENNGGAPDVTLLERVLSGLRKL from the coding sequence ATGACCCCGCCCCCCGCCTCTCATGATCCGTACGCTGAGCCGTACGGGGATGAGGGCGACCAGCCGCTGGTACGTCCCTATGCGATGACCGGCGGCCGGACCCGGCCGCGCTACCAGCTCGCCATCGAGGCACTGATCAGTACGACGGCCGATCCGGCAGCGCTGATGGGACTGCTCCCGGAGCACCAGCGGATCTGCCACCTGTGCCGCGAGGTGAAATCCGTGGCCGAGGTCTCGGCTCTCCTCGCCATGCCGCTGGGCGTGGCCAGGATCCTCGTAGCGGACCTCGCGGAGGCCGGCCTGGTGGCCATCCACCAGCCGGGCGGGGACGAGAACAACGGTGGCGCACCGGATGTGACGCTGCTCGAAAGGGTGCTCAGTGGACTTCGCAAGCTCTGA
- a CDS encoding roadblock/LC7 domain-containing protein — MSQAAQNLNWLITNFVDNTPGVSHTVVVSADGLLLAMSEGFPRDRADQLAAVASGLTSLTAGASRIFEGGSVNQTVVEMERGFLFIMSISDGSSLAVLAHPDADIGLIGYEMALLVDRAGTVLTPDLRAELQGSLLN, encoded by the coding sequence ATGAGCCAGGCGGCGCAGAACCTGAACTGGTTGATCACCAACTTCGTGGACAACACCCCCGGGGTGTCCCACACCGTGGTGGTCTCCGCCGACGGACTCCTTCTGGCGATGTCCGAAGGCTTCCCCCGCGACCGCGCCGACCAGCTCGCGGCCGTCGCCTCCGGTCTGACCTCGCTGACCGCCGGTGCCTCGCGCATCTTCGAGGGCGGCAGCGTGAACCAGACGGTTGTGGAGATGGAGCGGGGATTCCTCTTCATCATGTCCATTTCCGACGGTTCCTCACTCGCGGTCCTCGCACACCCCGATGCGGACATCGGCCTCATCGGGTACGAGATGGCCCTTCTGGTGGACCGTGCGGGCACGGTCCTGACGCCGGATCTCCGTGCGGAACTCCAGGGGAGCCTTCTCAACTAA